The Candidatus Zixiibacteriota bacterium genome includes the window TCTGGTTCAAGCGGATCGCCGACTATCCGCCGGCGATGACCGCACTCGCCAATCCGATGGCGACGTGGCGCAGGGTCGCCGTGGCCTTCGGCCTGCGGCCGGATGCCACCCTCGAGGAAATCCACTCCGAGTACGAGAAGCGCGAGGGGAGCCCCATCCCGCCCCGCACGGTCAAAGACGGCCCATGCAAGGAGAACGTGAAGCTCGCGGACGACGCCGACGTTTACGATCTTCCCGCGCCGATGCTCCACGACGGCGACGGCGGCCGGTACCTGGGCACCTGGGATATCGTGGTCTCCTACGATCCCGAGACGAAATGGGTGAACTGGGGGATGTATCGCTTCATGGTTTACGATTCGCGCCACCTCAGCGGCTTCCCCAGGCCGACCAGCCACTTCGGCAAGGTGTTCCAGGACCATTACGTCGCGCGCAACAAGCCGATGCCGGTGGCGCTCGTGATCGGCGCGGATCCGATATCGCACTTCACTGCGTCCGCCACCTATCACATCGGAGGGGAAGAGGCGGCGCTCGCAGGCGGGCTGCGCGGCGCCCCTGTGGAGCTGGTGCGCTGCGAGACCAGCGATCTCCTGGTCCCGGCCAACGCGGAAATCGTTATCGAGTGCGAGGCGCTGCCGGATTACGTCGGGCTGGAAGGGCCCTACGGCGAGTATCCGGGCTATCGGACCGGCGAGATGGGAAACGGAGTTCTCTGTCGCGTGAACGCAATCACGCGCCGCGAAAATCCCGTCCTCACCGTGGACGCGACCGGTTACCGGGACGACAGCTCCACCATTACCGCGCTCACGGGAGCGGTGGCGATCAAGCGGAGGCTCGAACGTCACGGACTGCCGGTTCTCGCCGTCAACATCCCGCGCGAGGGGGCGGTCCACGCCGCGGTCATCGCCGTCCGGCACGGCGGCAAACAGGTGGCGCGGGAGATCCTCGAGATCCTCACCTCGCGCCGGGCGCTGATCTCGAAGATTTTTCTGGTAGAAGCCGACGTCGACGTCTACGACATCGGGCAGGTGCTGCACGCCTTTTCCACGAAATGCCATCCCGCCCACGGGATCCACGTCGTGCACTACGAGGGCCGGGCCAACACGCTGACGCCCTGTTACAGCCAGGGGGAGCGGGCGGCGCAGAAGGGAGCCACGGTGCTCTACGATTGCACGTGGCCGGGCGAGTGGTCGGCCGAGTGGGAGATTCCGGTCAAGGCGACCTTCGAGACCATCTTTCCCCGCTCGATCCGGGAAAAAGTGCTCGCAAGGTGGAAATCGTATGGCTTCAAAGAGTGAAGAGCGGGTATGGGAAACCTTCGTGCGCCGCCCCGGCGACCTGAAAGAAGGAGAGGCGACGCCGATGGTGCTGCGCGACCTCACGCCGGGAAGAACGAAGTATAGCATGCGCCACGTGGTCGCCGTCGTCGCGCGCGAAGGCGCAGGCGCGGGCTTCAAGGACCGGCTCCGGGTGCGCACCGTCGTCGGCGTCGAGCTGCCGGAAAGCTGGCGTATCGAGATCCTCCGCGAGCTGCCGATCGAGCTGCCCGGCCGGCCGTACCACGATTTCTACGAGGCGCTCAAGGCCGCGGCCGAAAAGTGACTGTTCAAGCCCTGCCGCGAAGCGGCGGTCGCTTCGCGGCGGCTCGAGAGTTCCAAGGTTCAAGGGTTTCAGCAAAAAAACTGCAAGCGGGCGGAACGAGCAATCCGGAGAGAAAGACATCGGCATGAGCAAAGTCTGCAGCCTCGAGGAAGCGATTCGCGACGGCGTTCGGGACGGCGCGACAGTTGTCATGGGATGCGGGCTCGAGTCCGTGATCCCTTTTGCCGCCGGTTACGAG containing:
- a CDS encoding UbiD family decarboxylase, with the translated sequence MFNDTRDFIEALRASGDLLEIDKEVHWDLELGAVSRLACEKDGPALWFKRIADYPPAMTALANPMATWRRVAVAFGLRPDATLEEIHSEYEKREGSPIPPRTVKDGPCKENVKLADDADVYDLPAPMLHDGDGGRYLGTWDIVVSYDPETKWVNWGMYRFMVYDSRHLSGFPRPTSHFGKVFQDHYVARNKPMPVALVIGADPISHFTASATYHIGGEEAALAGGLRGAPVELVRCETSDLLVPANAEIVIECEALPDYVGLEGPYGEYPGYRTGEMGNGVLCRVNAITRRENPVLTVDATGYRDDSSTITALTGAVAIKRRLERHGLPVLAVNIPREGAVHAAVIAVRHGGKQVAREILEILTSRRALISKIFLVEADVDVYDIGQVLHAFSTKCHPAHGIHVVHYEGRANTLTPCYSQGERAAQKGATVLYDCTWPGEWSAEWEIPVKATFETIFPRSIREKVLARWKSYGFKE